From Salvelinus sp. IW2-2015 linkage group LG2, ASM291031v2, whole genome shotgun sequence, one genomic window encodes:
- the myl1 gene encoding myosin light chain 1, skeletal muscle isoform: MAPKKDAKAAPAKKAEPAKAAAPAPEPEVVAAPPPLDLSTVKVEFTPDQQEDYKEAFGLFDRVGDAKVAYNQVADIMRALGQNPTNKEVRKVLGNPSDEDMAGKRLEFEAFLPMLQHIVNDPNKGTFDDYVEGLRVFDKEGNGTVMGAELRIVLGTLGEKMSEAEIDALMQGQEDENGSINFEAFVKHIMSI; the protein is encoded by the exons ATGGCACCCAAGAAGGACGCTAAGGCGGCACCCGCCAAGAAAGCCGAGCCTGCAAAGGCAGCTGCACCCGCACCCGAGCCTGAGGTGGTGGCCGCCCCCCCTCCACTCGACTTGTCCACAGTCAAG GTGGAGTTCACTCCCGACCAGCAGGAGG ACTACAAGGAGGCTTTCGGTCTCTTCGACAGGGTGGGTGACGCAAAGGTGGCTTACAACCAGGTCGCTGATATTATGCGCGCCCTGGGACAGAACCCCACCAACAAGGAGGTGCGCAAAGTCCTGGGCAACCCTTCCGATGAGG ACATGGCCGGCAAGAGATTAGAGTTTGAGGCCTTCCTTCCCATGCTCCAGCACATCGTAAATGACCCAAACAAGGGAACTTTTGATGACTACGTTGAAGGTCTGCGCGTCTTTGACAAGGAGGGCAATGGCACCGTGATGGGGGCTGAGCTGCGTATTGTCCTTGGTACACTGG gtGAGAAGATGAGCGAGGCTGAGATTGATGCCCTCATGCAAGGACAGGAGGACGAGAACGGCAGTATCAACTTTGAAG CCTTTGTCAAGCACATCATGTCTATTTAA